A window from Salvia miltiorrhiza cultivar Shanhuang (shh) chromosome 2, IMPLAD_Smil_shh, whole genome shotgun sequence encodes these proteins:
- the LOC131013547 gene encoding secreted RxLR effector protein 161-like encodes MENPTTTHFKAAKRILRYLKGTLNYGLFYSSTDDYKLVGYSDSDWAGDNDDRKSTSGFVFFMGDTAFTWMSKKQPIVTLSTCEAEYVAATSSVCHAVWLRSLLEELGWPQKEPTTICVDNKSAIALSKNPVFHNRSKHIDTRFHYIRECIAKKEVQVEYVKSQDQVADIFTKPLKYEDFIKFRSLLGMTNQV; translated from the coding sequence ATGGAGAATCCAACCACTACGCATTTTAAGGCGGCAAAGAGAATTCTTCGCTACCTCAAAGGTACGCTCAACTATGGCCTATTCTATTCAAGTACTGATGATTATAAGCTTGTTGGCTATAGTGATAGTGACTGGGCCGGAGACAATGATGATCGGAAAAGTACAAGCGGATTCGTATTTTTCATGGGAGATACTGCTTTCACCTGGATGTCGAAGAAGCAACCCATAGTCACGCTGTCAACatgtgaagctgaatatgtggctGCCACATCCAGTGTTTGCCATGCAGTTTGGCTACGAAGTTTACTGGAAGAGCTTGGATGGCCACAAAAGGAGCCAACAACTATTTGTGTGGATAACAAGTCGGCAATCGCGCTCTCAAAGAATCCGGTGTTTCATAATCGAAGCAAGCATATTGACACCCGCTTCCACTACATCAGAGAATGCATCGCAAAGAAGGAGGTCCAAGTGGAGTATGTGAAATCACAAGATCAAGTTGCCGACATCTTCACAAAGCCGCTCAAATACGAAGACTTTATCAAGTTCAGAAGTTTGCTGGgaatgacaaatcaagtttaa
- the LOC131013549 gene encoding oil body-associated protein 2C — protein sequence MEKSGEQVPPGKAMSMEQQMLDKGAQMLQSLTPIKQMSQHVCTFALYSHDMSRQIQTHHYVTRLNQDVLQCAVYDSDHAHARLIGVEYIVSDSLFESLPPDEQKLWHSHAYEIKSGLWVNPRVPEMVVKPELENLAKTYGKFWCTWQTDRGDKLPMGPPSLMMSPQGLVKADLVAGRDAKYNISSDAMKRSRIEVAEAEWINPQADYWKQHGKGFLIDVEQTEMNKIAPFP from the exons ATGGAGAAAAGCGGGGAGCAGGTGCCGCCGGGGAAGGCGATGAGCATGGAGCAGCAGATGCTGGACAAAGGGGCGCAGATGCTGCAGTCTCTGACGCCCATCAAGCAGATGAGCCAGCACGTCTGCACCTTCGCTCTCTACAGCCACGACATGTCTCGCCAGATCCAGACCCACCACTATGTCACCCGCCTCAACCAGGACGTCCTCCAGTGCGCCGTCTACGACTCCGACCATGCCCACGCCCGCCTCATCG gtgTGGAGTATATTGTATCCGACAGCCTCTTCGAGAGCTTGCCTCCCGATGAGCAGAAGTTGTGGCATTCTCATGCCTATGAG ATCAAGTCGGGGCTGTGGGTGAATCCGCGGGTCCCGGAGATGGTCGTGAAACCTGAGCTGGAGAATCTGGCCAAGACATATGGCAAGTTTTGGTGCACCTGGCAGACCGATAGGG GTGATAAGCTTCCAATGGGTCCTCCAAGCCTAATGATGTCACCCCAGGGGTTGGTGAAGGCGGATTTGGTGGCGGGCAGGGATGCCAAGTACAACATATCGAGCGATGCAATGAAACGGTCGAGGATTGAGGTGGCGGAGGCCGAGTGGATCAATCCGCAGGCAGACTATTGGAAGCAGCATGGTAAGGGGTTCCTCATCGATGTGGAGCAGACGGAGATGAACAAAATAGCCCCATTTCCTTGA